The Saccharothrix violaceirubra genome segment GATGCGGGAAGACGCTTGCCGAACACTCCTGGTACGGACCCTGGTCGCCTGCCGCTGCGCACCGCCGCCGCCGTGCGTCTGGGCAACATCAGCTCGAAGCTGTCGCAGAAGATGGGCCTGGGCGCCGGCGGCATGATCGGTGGCCGCGTCGCGCTCAAACTCGACCCACAGGCGTTGGCGCACCTGACGTCCGGGCGTGAGGTCGCGCTCGTGACCGGCACCAACGGCAAGACCACCAGCACGATGATGCTCAGCCGCGCGGTGTCGTTCCTGGGCGAGGTCGCGACCAACCACGGCGGCGCGAACATGCCCGACGGGCACGTGACCGCGTTGTCCAAGCAGCCCGACGCGCCGTACGCGGTGCTGGAGGTCGACGAGGGGTACTTCCCCGAGGTCGTACGCGCGGCGGCGCCGGCCGTGGCCGTGCTGCTGAACCTGTCGCGCGACCAGCTCGACCGCGTCGGTGAGGTGCGCACGATCGAGAAGTCGCTGCGGACCGCGTTGTCGACCGTGCGCGGCGTGGTCGTGGCCAACTGCGACGACATCATGGTGACCTCGGCGGCCCGCGACTGCGCGAACGTGGTGTGGGTGGCGACCGGCACGGGCTGGCACAACGACGCGGCGTCGTGCCCGCGCTGTGGCGACCCGATCCAGTGGCGCGGCGAGCACTGGAACTGCACGCACTGCGACCTGGCCCGGCCGCGGCCGAACTGGATCACCGGCGACGGTTTCCTGATCGGACCCCACGGCGAGAAGGTCCAGCTCGCGCTGCGCCTGCCCGGCAAGTTCAACCAGGCCAACGCGGTCATGGCCACGGCCGCCGCGGCGGCCCTGGGCGTGCCGGTCGAGGAGGCCGTGCAGCGCCTGCGCGGCGTGTCCAACGTGGCCGGCCGGTACCGGACGATCCAGCGCAGCGGCCACCGGGCGAGGCTGCTGCTGTCGAAGAACCCGGCCGGCTGGAGCGAGACGCTGACCGTGGTGCGCGAGGCCGACCACCCGGCCGTGCTCGTGATCAACGCGCACGAGGCCGACGGCCGCGACCTGTCGTGGCTGTGGGACGTGCCGTTCGAGAAGCTGCGCGGACGTCAGGTGATCGCGTCCGGCGAGCGGGCGACGGACCTGGCCGTGCGGCTGACGTACGCGGAGGTCGAGCACACGATCGTCCCGGACCCGCTCAAGGCCATCGACGCCCTGCCCACCGGGCCGGTCGAGGTGATCGCCAACTACACCGCTTTCCGCGATCTGAACGCGAGGTCAGCCGATGAGTGAGTCCACGGTCCGGGTCGCCCTCGTGCTGCCGGACCTGCTGGGCACGTACGGCGACTTCGGCAACGCCGTCGTGCTCGAGCGGAGGATGGCGTGGCGCGGCATCCCCGCCGAGATCGTCACGGTCAACTTCGGACAGCCCGTGCCGTCGTCGTGCGACATCTACGTCGTCGGCGGCGGCGAGGACACCGCGCAGACCCTGGCCGTGCGGCACCTGCGCGAACACCCCGGCCTCCAGCAGGCGGCGGCACGCGGTGCCGTGGTGCTCGGCATCTGCGCCGGCATCCAGATCTTCGGCGAGTCGTTCACCAGGGCGGACAACGTCACCCATCCCGGCCTGGGACTGCTGGACTCGACGTCGCACGCGGGCGGCAGCAGGGCCATCGGCGAAGTCGTCGCGACCCCGGCGGACGGCCTGTTCGAGGGCTTCCTGACCGGCTTCGAGAACCACCAGGGCAGAACCACCCTCGGCCCGTCCGCAAGGCCGTTGGCCCACGTGAAGGTCGGCACCGGCAACGACGGCAAGGTGGAAGGCGCCGTACAGGGCAGGATCGTGTGCACGTACCTGCACGGCCCGGTACTCCCCCGCAACCCGGCACTGGCGGACCTGCTGATCGAGTGGGCCACCGGAACCAAGCCAAGCCCCTTGGACCTGCCCGCCGTGACCCGACTGCGCACCGAACGCGCCAAGGCCGCCGGAGTAGGCGCCGGCGCATAAGCGCACAAGTCAGGGGTCGGAAACTTTCACAGACAGACACCCGGTCCCGTAGTCGGGCACGACCACACAACTCCCGACTACGGGCCACACAGCACCGCAGCCACCCACCGCCAAGCCGCAGAACGCAGCGCACCCACCACAACGGCAGCAGCCGGAGGCGGAAGCCCCTGGGTGCCCTTTCCGGCGGTCTGCCCGAGCGGCGAGCCGACACACCCGTCTTTCGGCGCCCCAACCCGCCGCACCACCACACACCGCCCGCACGCACAACTCGCGGTGTCCGAGCACATAACTCGCGCGAGCACGACCCCACCTCCGCGCGAACACACGTCTCGCACTGCCCGAGTGCGTACTTCAGGGTGCCTGAGCGCGTATTTCAGGGTGTCTGAGTGGAGGACTCGCGCGGTGGCCGGGGCAGAGCGAGGGGCAGGACGCGAAGCGCGCCCCTGAGGGGTGAACATTCGACACGAAAGGACGTCGCAGCGCGCATTCCCGGGCGAAAGCAGACAGATTCTGCTTTTCGCCACGAAGTATCGGGAGGCGTTCCACCATGCCCGCGATGGCCATCACCGCGAACTACCACCGTTCCGGAGACGACTGGGCCGTGTCGGTGAACCACGGGACGACCACGCTGGAAGCCGTGGCCCCGGGTCTGATCGCCGCCCGCGTGCAGGCCGACCAACTCGTCGACGAGATCGCGAACGGCCGCAAGGACCGCGCCGTCGTCCACCTCCTCGACGGCGACGCACTGGCCTTCTCGGTCGCGTACCTGCACCTGCGGCACGGTCTCGCGCTGCCCGGTTGAGCAACCGCGGTTGAGCCGGTCGGTGCACTACCGACCGGTATGTAACCGAGCACCCGTCATGACCCGCGCAGAGCGGTCCCGCCCCTTCCGGACGGGCCTAGGATGTCCCGCCAAAGAAGACGGGAGCAGACATGGCCACACCGGTGTACGACGGGGCGGCACGGTCGCCGCAGCGAGGCAGACCCAGGGACGCGAGCCGGGACGACGCGCTGCGCCAAGCGGCGTTGGAAGTCATGGCGGACGTCGGGTACCGGGCGTTGACGATGGACGCCGTGGCGGCACGGGCACGTGCCGGCAAGGCGACGATCTACCGGCGTTGGGAATC includes the following:
- a CDS encoding type 1 glutamine amidotransferase — translated: MSESTVRVALVLPDLLGTYGDFGNAVVLERRMAWRGIPAEIVTVNFGQPVPSSCDIYVVGGGEDTAQTLAVRHLREHPGLQQAAARGAVVLGICAGIQIFGESFTRADNVTHPGLGLLDSTSHAGGSRAIGEVVATPADGLFEGFLTGFENHQGRTTLGPSARPLAHVKVGTGNDGKVEGAVQGRIVCTYLHGPVLPRNPALADLLIEWATGTKPSPLDLPAVTRLRTERAKAAGVGAGA
- a CDS encoding Mur ligase family protein, producing the protein MPNTPGTDPGRLPLRTAAAVRLGNISSKLSQKMGLGAGGMIGGRVALKLDPQALAHLTSGREVALVTGTNGKTTSTMMLSRAVSFLGEVATNHGGANMPDGHVTALSKQPDAPYAVLEVDEGYFPEVVRAAAPAVAVLLNLSRDQLDRVGEVRTIEKSLRTALSTVRGVVVANCDDIMVTSAARDCANVVWVATGTGWHNDAASCPRCGDPIQWRGEHWNCTHCDLARPRPNWITGDGFLIGPHGEKVQLALRLPGKFNQANAVMATAAAAALGVPVEEAVQRLRGVSNVAGRYRTIQRSGHRARLLLSKNPAGWSETLTVVREADHPAVLVINAHEADGRDLSWLWDVPFEKLRGRQVIASGERATDLAVRLTYAEVEHTIVPDPLKAIDALPTGPVEVIANYTAFRDLNARSADE